The Apium graveolens cultivar Ventura chromosome 6, ASM990537v1, whole genome shotgun sequence genome contains a region encoding:
- the LOC141666871 gene encoding protein AUXIN RESPONSE 4 yields the protein MAITSEQAETKPQQPTLNSSSSPPNPFKFWFFFTLSVSLITPLFISLSYLAPQDSKSWFLSLPTNLRQHYSNGRIIKVQISPNQPTIEVFTLQEGPFSSLDNVLILHGLGCSSYSFSKISKSLGLKGVRVIAVDLPGSGFSEKSSVMVEDIGGGVLGWFWEIYYDIKEKGIFWGFDQLVEQGYIDFEEKEAVRVTKREVMREILLGPEEMGRVLRQVIDSMGLVKVDLVLHDSAFALGANWVLENSGMVRSVMILDGTPKGTALPLWVLDVPVVREAVLRFKFVFENVIARFCSRSVGGTDVEANRIFLKSRNGRKSVVGMGKSLNYSLDLTEWGSLDSVKGLPMQVIWSSIWSEEWTEEGRRVAKALPQATFVTHSGGRWPQGDKADELAETIYQFVSSLPKPVQQVVEDPIPEHIQKMFDESQNGAHHHHHDHAHAVTEGHAVGHDHAAGYVNAYGLNDGWAN from the exons ATGGCTATCACATCTGAACAAGCAGAGACAAAACCTCAACAACCCACTTTAAATTCATCATCTTCACCTCCAAACCCATTTAAGTTTTGGTTTTTCTTTACACTCTCAGTCTCTCTCATAACCCCTCTTTTCATTTCTCTCTCATATCTCGCTCCACAAGATTCCAAGTCTTGGTTCCTGTCTCTCCCTACCAATCTTCGCCAACATTACTCCAATGGTAGGATTATTAAAGTTCAGATCTCCCCAAATCAACCTACAATTGAAGTGTTTACACTTCAAGAAGGGCCTTTTAGTAGCTTAGATAATGTACTTATTCTACATGGTTTAGGTTGTAGTTCTTATAGTTTTAGCAAGATTAGTAAGTCTTTAGGACTAAAGGGTGTCCGGGTAATTGCTGTTGATTTGCCTGGTTCGGGGTTTTCGGAGAAGTCTAGTGTTATGGTTGAAGATATTGGAGGTGGAGTTTTAGGGTGGTTTTGGGAGATTTATTATGATATTAAAGAGAAAGGTATTTTTTGGGGGTTTGATCAGTTGGTTGAACAAGGGTATATTGATTTTGAGGAGAAGGAAGCGGTTCGGGTTACTAAGAGAGAGGTTATGAGAGAAATCCTTTTGGGACCGGAGGAAATGGGGAGGGTTTTGAGGCAAGTGATTGATTCAATGGGATTGGTTAAAGTGGATTTAGTTTTACATGATTCGGCATTTGCTTTAGGTGCAAATTGGGTTTTGGAGAATTCGGGTATGGTTAGGAGTGTGATGATTCTTGACGGTACACCGAAGGGGACTGCATTGCCTTTGTGGGTGTTGGATGTGCCTGTGGTCAGGGAGGCTGTTTTGCGGTTTAAGTTTGTGTTTGAGAATGTTATTGCACGGTTTTGTTCTAGATCAGTTGGGGGAACTGATGTAGAGGCTAATAGAATTTTCTTAAAGAGTAGAAATGGGAGAAAATCAGTTGTAGGGATGGGAAAGAGCTTGAACTATAGTTTAGATTTGACAGAATGGGGTAGTTTAGATAGTGTGAAAGGTTTGCCAATGCAAGTCATTTGGTCAAGTATTTGGTCTGAAGAATGGACTGAAGAGGGACGTCGTGTTGCCAAGGCATTGCCACAGGCAACATTCGTGACACATTCTGGTGGACGCTGGCCCCAG GGAGACAAAGCTGATGAGTTAGCCGAAACTATCTATCAGTTTGTGTCCTCGTTGCCAAAGCCTGTTCAGCAAGTTGTTGAAGACCCTATACCCGAACATATTCAGAAGATGTTCGATGAATCACAAAATGGAGCTCATCACCATCACCATGACCATGCTCATGCTGTCACTGAAGGTCATGCTGTCGGTCATGATCATGCGGCTGGCTATGTAAATGCATATGGACTCAATGATGGGTGGGCGAATTGA
- the LOC141666872 gene encoding non-specific lipid-transfer protein 1-like translates to MARIAYFLFMMFVVVVAAVEAFQCNGPENQRASALCSPFTRNAEQQEPSHECCKAYKTFFESAKTKEQKRELCFCEHQNIRGRPANVAKIDALSGKCGVPFMFSADDSFDCNTVN, encoded by the exons ATGGCAAGGATTGCTTACTTCTTGTTTATGATGTTTGTAGTGGTGGTGGCAGCGGTGGAGGCCTTTCAATGTAATGGACCGGAGAACCAGCGAGCATCAGCTTTGTGCAGTCCATTCACCCGAAATGCTGAGCAACAGGAGCCGTCTCATGAATGCTGCAAAGCGTATAAGACATTCTTTGAGTCAGCCAAAACAAAAGAGCAAAAAAGAGAGCTTTGCTTTTGTGAGCACCAAAATATTAGAGGTAGGCCAGCTAATGTTGCAAAAATTGATGCTCTATCGGGGAAATGTGGAGTTCCTTTTATGTTCTCAGCTGATGATAGTTTCGACTGCAATAC TGTAAACTGA